In the Ignavibacteriales bacterium genome, one interval contains:
- a CDS encoding energy transducer TonB produces the protein MKKNLILSSAVCLLLAILLLNTNIFAQDAKKEGKAKICEKVEVMPEYIGGTDALINKIAREITYPELAKRACIQGKVMVEFVVDKEGNVTDAKILKGIGSGCDEEALRVVNALGKFKPGTDKGKSVAVSMVIPIKFKLDDKIKPETK, from the coding sequence ATGAAAAAGAATTTAATTCTCAGTTCAGCGGTGTGTTTGTTGTTAGCAATCCTTCTTCTCAATACAAATATTTTTGCACAGGATGCAAAAAAAGAAGGAAAGGCTAAGATTTGTGAAAAAGTTGAAGTAATGCCGGAATATATTGGCGGTACTGATGCTTTGATCAACAAAATTGCAAGAGAAATTACATATCCCGAGCTTGCAAAAAGAGCATGCATCCAAGGCAAAGTTATGGTAGAGTTTGTAGTGGATAAAGAAGGAAATGTTACTGATGCGAAAATTTTAAAAGGAATTGGCTCCGGCTGCGATGAGGAAGCCTTAAGAGTTGTTAATGCTTTGGGTAAATTTAAGCCTGGTACGGATAAAGGTAAATCTGTAGCAGTTAGTATGGTGATTCCAATTAAATTTAAATTGGATGACAAAATAAAGCCTGA